The sequence CGCTCTCTTGATGAGCTGTATCACTCGTTGGTAAAAAGCCACGATGGCTGCGAGTGGAAGAAAGCCCAAACGCCTACCGTATGGCGCCGTCTAAAAGGTGTGTTCAGTGGTTCGTCAGGAGTCAAACTGGAGTCTCATGGCTTATATTTTTGGGGTGGGGTAGGGCGAGGCAAGACATACCTAATGGATGTGTTTTTTGAGTGTTTGCCGTTCGACGCTAAAATGCGCACTCATTTTCATCGGTTTATGCGTAGGGTTCATCAAGAGCTGACGTCTTTAACTGAGCAGCAGGACCCATTGGAAATTGTGGCAGGTCGTTTAGCCAAAGAGGCGAGAGTGATCTGTTTTGATGAGTTTTTTGTGGTGGATATAACGGATGCCATGATATTGGCGGGTTTACTCGAGGGGCTTTTTGCCCGAGGGGTAGTGCTGGTGGCAACATCGAATATTGCACCGGGCGGGTTATATGAGAATGGATTGCAGCGCGCACGTTTTTTGCCCGCTATAGCGTTGTTACATCAGTATACGCAAGTCGTTAATGTTGATGGTGGCGTGGACTACCGCCTACGGGTGCTCGAAAAAGCTGCGCTCTATTATGTGCAGGGTAATGCTGATGTTCCCGCTCAGTTAATGGCTTGCTTCCACAATTTGTTACCTGACCCCTCTGCGGCGGAAGGTGATGTAATGCTGGAGATTGAGGGGCGTCACATTGAGGCGCGATACGTTGCTGAAGATGTTGTGTGGTTTCAGTTTGCTCACTTGTGTGACGGCCCTCGTTCGCAGAATGACTATATAGAGTTGGCGCGTGAGTATCATGCCGTGATTGTAGAGGGGGTCCCTTATTTTGATGGGCAGAATGATGATTTGGCTCGGCGTTTTATCTATCTAGTAGACGAATTTTACGATCGTAATGTTAAGGTGATTGTCTCGGCGGTAGCGCCTGCGCATCAGCTGTATCGTCAGGGCCGTTTAGGTTTTGAGTTCGAACGAACGGTTAGCCGTCTTCAGGAAATGCAAAGTAGCGAATACCTCTCTCAGCCTCATAAAGCCTGATGCGTAGTGAAAGGCTCAGTGTTTAATGTGTGTGCCAATGTGCCCACATCCCTCCGCCCTTAAGATTAACTTTTTATAACCAGTGGGCATAGCCTAAAAGCGGAACTACACTTACCTGTATGGCGCCTAAAACATGTTTTTAAGCAGAGTAGTGTCGATACGTAAGGCGAGTGGTGGAGGTGGATGTTTAGTTTGTTGAAGCTATACCGGTTTTGGTCTCTTTTTAGGAGAGGTGTGTTCGCCTTTGTGGGGCTAACGCTATTGCTGGCCCCAGCAGCGAATGTTTTGGGTAAAGACGATGCTCCTGAGCCGCTAACAGTTATTCACAGCATTAGTGGGTGGAGCCCCACTATGAAAGCGTTCCAAATGGATTTGATGAGGACGTTGTTACGCTTATCGTCTGAGGAGGAGGGCGATTATAACGCTGTTTTCGATGATAGAAATATGACAACAAGCCGCTCCATGCTAGCGACACGCCGAGGTGAAATTCACACGGGGTTGACCACCGGTTGGGGGGCGCTAAGAAACAGCAAGGAGCATGTGACGCTTTATCGTTATCCCTATTTAAAGTCATTGTTAGGGCTGCGGCGTTTTATCATTCGAGCAGAAGACCGAGAACGCTTTGAGTCTATTCGATCAGTTAAGGGGTTAAAGGGGTTTCGTGCGGGGCAGGGTGCCGGCTGGCCGGATACGCGAGTTTACCGTGAGGCCGGTATTGAGGTTGTTGAGGCCGAAAACTACCCCAGCTTGTTCCCTATGCTGGCCAAAGGCCGCTTTGACTTTTTACCGTTGAGCGTGCTGGAGGTAGAGGGTGCGCTAGCAGAGTTTGAAAAGGATTACCCGAGCTTAATCATTGCAGAAAATATGTATGTCTTTTACCCCATACCTTTGTATATAAGTGTTAGCAATACTAAGCCTAAAGTGTCTGAGCGATTGAAGGCAGGGCTGGATGTTTTGTTTGATC is a genomic window of Teredinibacter purpureus containing:
- the zapE gene encoding cell division protein ZapE; translated protein: MPDSPLSRYHQDLQRSGFVADESQLNAVRSLDELYHSLVKSHDGCEWKKAQTPTVWRRLKGVFSGSSGVKLESHGLYFWGGVGRGKTYLMDVFFECLPFDAKMRTHFHRFMRRVHQELTSLTEQQDPLEIVAGRLAKEARVICFDEFFVVDITDAMILAGLLEGLFARGVVLVATSNIAPGGLYENGLQRARFLPAIALLHQYTQVVNVDGGVDYRLRVLEKAALYYVQGNADVPAQLMACFHNLLPDPSAAEGDVMLEIEGRHIEARYVAEDVVWFQFAHLCDGPRSQNDYIELAREYHAVIVEGVPYFDGQNDDLARRFIYLVDEFYDRNVKVIVSAVAPAHQLYRQGRLGFEFERTVSRLQEMQSSEYLSQPHKA